CAATGATACTAGAACAATGCTCGAAGAAGTCGGTCGCGGTGCAACGGTTTCGTCGCGCTCGGAACGCATCAGCGGTCATCCGGCAGCCGGCTGGAACGGGCTACGTCGCTGTACCAATGTGCGCTGGGTTTCACGGTGCGGCGGAACGTTTGTCGATCGACCGCGACGAGCCCGAACGTGTGCGCCCAGGAGCCCCACTCGTAGTTGTCCAGAAGCGACCAGTGCAGGTAGCCACGGACGTCGACGCCGTCGGCGACCGCTCGCCCGAGGCCCGCGAGAGCCCGCTGGGTGTACTCCCGACGCTCGCCGTCGTCGGCGGTGGCGATGCCGTTCTCGGTGACCAGAATCGGTACCGGGATCCGACCGGCGGTGTGCCGGACGGCGTACTCGAGGGCCTCCGGGTAGAACTCCCAACCGGTCTGGGTGCGGCGGGCCGCCGGGTCGGTCGGCACCGGTCCGTCCGGTCCGATCACCACCCGGGTGTAGGCCTGTACGCCGATGAAGTCGTCGGCGCGGGCGGCGTCGAGGAACTGGTTCTCCCGCGACCACGCCCATTCTTCGGTGACCGCTTCGGCTCCGGGTAGGGCCTGGAACGTCTGGTTGGCCACGGTCCAGCCGCTGGCCGTTCCGTCGAGGTCGGCGAGCTCCGCGCGGGCCGCGTGGTGTGCGGCGACGAGCGCGTCGGCGAGGCCTTGATCCGGCGGTGGCAGGGCACCGGCGACCAGGTCGGGGGCGTCGTGGCGCAGCCGGGCGGCGACCATCGCCAGCATGTTCGGCTCGTTGATCGTGCACACCCACGGCACGCCGTCGAGGATGGGGCGGACCGCGCGGACGTAGTCGGTGAACCGTTGGATGCCGTCGGGCCCGGTCCAGCCGCCGCCGTGGCGGAACCAGGCGGGCGAGGTGAAGTGGTGCAGCGTGACCACCGGGGTCAGGCCGCGCTCCAGGCAGCCTTCGATCATCCGCCGGTAGTGCGCCAGCGCCGCCCGCGAGAGGTGGCCCGGCACCGGCTCGACGCGGGCCCACTCGATGCCGAACCGGTAGGCGTTGAGGCCGAGGTCGCACACGAGGTCGAGATCCTCGCGCCAGCGGTGATAACTGTCGCAGGCGTCCCCGCTCCGGTCGGGCAGGGGCGAGCCGGGTGCGTTCTCCAACGCCCAGAGGTCGCTGGCGGTGTTGTTGCCCTCCACCTGGTGCGGCGAGGTGGCCGCGCCCCAGAGGAAGGACGGGGATACGGGTACGGGCACGGGGCGGTCCTTCGGGAGCAGGGTCACCGGTCGCGGTACGCGCCGGAGCGGATCAGGTCGGCGCGAGCACGCTCCGCCTGGTCGACCAGTTCGGCCACGACGTCCTCGGTGAGGCCGACGCCGAACGTGCGCAACGTGCGCAGCGGTATGCCGTCGACCATCCGCAGCAGCTCGGGAGCGATCGGGGCAGCCTGCCTGCGTCGAGCCAGAACCCGGCCGAGCAGCGGACCGCCGGCCGGATGGCTACGCCACTCGCCGACCGTGGAGGTGGCCGACAGCGGCGGCAGGAACCGGTCGCCGTTGGTCCGCAGATCACCGGTGAGTCGAATGTCGCGGGACGAGGCACCCACCCGGATCGGATAGCTGCCGGGGTCGACCGTCCAGCGCTGGTGCCGCACGTCCCAGACCGCGAGGTCGCGTGGGGTGAGCACCAGCGCCACGCGACGCTCCGCCCCCGGCTCGAGGGAGATCTTCGTGAACGCGCGTAGCCCGGTCGGGGTGTACAGCTGGACGACTTCCTGCCCGGCACGATCCCCGGTGTTGGTCACCGTGCAGCCGATCTCCCAGCGCTCGTCGTCGACCGGAGTGATCGTCAGGTCGGCGTAGCCGAACGTGGTGTAGGTCAGACCGTGGCCGAACGGGTAGGCGACCGGGGCGTCGACCGCGTCGAAGTGCCGGTAGCCGACGAAGACGCTCTCGCCGTAGACCACCTGACCGTCGCGGCCCGGGAAGGTCAGATGGCTCGGGTGGTCGGCCAGGCGCAGCGGAATGGTCTCGGCCAGCCGCCCGGACGGGGCGTGCACGCCGAGCAGCAGATCGGCGAGGGCGTCGCCGCCGGCCTGACCGGGCAGCCAGCCCTCCAGAATGGCGCGGGCGTGCTCACGCCACTCGGCTACCGAGACGACGCCGCCGTTCGCCAGCAC
This genomic window from Cryptosporangium minutisporangium contains:
- a CDS encoding glycoside hydrolase family 1 protein — encoded protein: MPVPVSPSFLWGAATSPHQVEGNNTASDLWALENAPGSPLPDRSGDACDSYHRWREDLDLVCDLGLNAYRFGIEWARVEPVPGHLSRAALAHYRRMIEGCLERGLTPVVTLHHFTSPAWFRHGGGWTGPDGIQRFTDYVRAVRPILDGVPWVCTINEPNMLAMVAARLRHDAPDLVAGALPPPDQGLADALVAAHHAARAELADLDGTASGWTVANQTFQALPGAEAVTEEWAWSRENQFLDAARADDFIGVQAYTRVVIGPDGPVPTDPAARRTQTGWEFYPEALEYAVRHTAGRIPVPILVTENGIATADDGERREYTQRALAGLGRAVADGVDVRGYLHWSLLDNYEWGSWAHTFGLVAVDRQTFRRTVKPSAHWYSDVARSSRLPDDR